The Pochonia chlamydosporia 170 chromosome Unknown PCv3seq00008, whole genome shotgun sequence sequence TCCAGGCGACATTTCGCGCCATTTCCGTCAGTCAACATGGGCAGGTGTACAGTCCGCTCACAACGCTTCAAATTTTGACGACTTAACTTACCTGTTGTATTGAAGCGGAAATAGCAAGCAAATAAGGTGCAGGAGCAATATTACCTTGTGAAATTTTATTACATTGGTCTCTGTTGTCACTAACGGAGCATCTCATGCCGTCTAGCAACTGAATGTTCTCGCTGTAAGTAACGTTTTGCAGGCTTATCCGCTTCAGGATGCATCGTAATGATGGTTTGAGGTGGTTTATTTAAGGCAGACGATTTGCCTACATAGGATAGGGCTGTGCGGAATAAATCCCGCCATTATTCACATATGTAAACAGTCATGCATTTTCCGATATCACGCATGCACCTATCACCAGTAAGAACCAGGTGCAGAGACCAAGCTGAAAGCACCGTATACGTTGGTTTGGAAACGAAGCTTCATTTGCCAATTAAAGACCTGAGAAGTACAACGCAACCTAGTTACTTCCCATCCTCACAGAATATAAGCGTATTCCCAAACGGGTCAAGAACAACCACTTCCTTGGACCCCTCCACTGGTCCATCATCAAGTCCAGGCCTCATGTAGCGGTACTTTTTGGCCGCCAACTCTGCGTGATAGTCTGCAAGATTGGTGGTGTTTATGCGGACTCTAACACCTGGGCTGCCGTCGCCATGGTGCTCGCTGAGGTGCAAAATGACGCTCCCTTTGGATATCTGGCGGTACAGCGGGGCGTTGTCGTCGAAGCGATGCTCCCAGTCGGTTTTGAAGCCGAGGTAGTCGAGGTAGAATTCGTTGGCTTTGGGGAGGTCAAAGATGCGGAGGATGGGGGTGACGGTGTGGAATTCTGGGGCCATTGTGGGTGAAACTGAGGTATATAGATTGAGATGTCGAATGTGTTTGATGGGTTTGAGTTTGGGAGCGGGAGTGGTTGATTAATTGACTTGATGTTGGGTCAAGTGTGATGTGGTCAAGTGGATGCGTGAATGGGCTGGTGTTGACTGTGTGAGAGTTGGCACAGAAGTAAATGGTTAAGTGTGTTGGAGAAAAGAAATACGGCCAGGCAGCAACGGAAGGGGCAAAGACATGAGTTACTGAATCTGTTGATACTTGTCTGCGAAGACCATTACCAAGCATTTATTTGTTTCGCAATAGTACCATGTTTATCGTACCGCTTTGATCTGTGGGCGTCGATGACGCAGTAAAACGTCCATATTCGTTCGTTTCAGCATGGCCGTTGAATTGGAAAGGGAACATGAGAAAAATTTGAAGAATGTAAAGAAATAGGCTAAAACAAAAAGGACATTCGGAATCTAATTGAGCACAGGTGATAGTACTATTTTTTGGTCATCTCATCCCAAGCATTGGGGGCATTGCGAAATGCGGCAAGACCTCGGCTCTGACAGACAAGTTATCGTGACTCCCTGgtctctcatcctcaacctaACATGGACCAGAACAACTTGACCCAACTCTCACCAGCACCCTCAGCCAATTGCCAAATAGCTCCATGTGAGCATTGTTTCATCTTCCCCTCACCAATTGATGAATTCTGTATGCTGGCCAGGTTCAAAACCCCCCACGATCAACGAACAaaaccagacttggcaaTCCCACCCATCGAGACTCACCCGtcccatcgccatcaaaTATCATGACACCAGTCCACCTGCAGATAAGCATGCACCCTCAAAATGCGATTAATCAACGTCAAAACGCTCGAGATTGAGATCTTTGCCGAATCTACAGTTCCCGACTATGCAATTCTATCACATACGTGGGAGGACGAAGAGGTCTCCTACCAAGACATGAGTCAACCAGGAGCATCCGAAAAGCAAGGATTTCGAAAACTGCAACAAGCATGTCGACTGGCCTCGGAGCAACAATTAGGATATGTCTGGGCTGATACCTGCTGCATcgacaagacaagcagcGCAGAGCTATCAGAAGCAATCAACTCCATGTTCCACTGGTATCGAAGCGCCGTCGTCTGCTTTGTCTATCTCAGCGACTTGAGTAGCCTTGACCACGACCAAGGACCCAATTACGAGGACCTAAAAAGCTGCCGATGGTTCACCAGGGGTTGGACCTTGCAGGAATTAATTGCCCCTGCCACAATTCAGTTTTACGACAAAAACTGGACTTGTGTGGGAACAAAGCAGACTCTAGATGACCCCCTTCACCTGATTACCAAAA is a genomic window containing:
- a CDS encoding glyoxalase-like domain-containing protein codes for the protein MAPEFHTVTPILRIFDLPKANEFYLDYLGFKTDWEHRFDDNAPLYRQISKGSVILHLSEHHGDGSPGVRVRINTTNLADYHAELAAKKYRYMRPGLDDGPVEGSKEVVVLDPFGNTLIFCEDGK